A single window of Sphaerodactylus townsendi isolate TG3544 linkage group LG03, MPM_Stown_v2.3, whole genome shotgun sequence DNA harbors:
- the CCNI2 gene encoding cyclin-I2, which produces MKCTESSESENFAFVLDHALAREAKIWKVPVFQDFTLKGTDIPPVYYEKAILWIGELSSLFQFCAGTFALATSIFNRLLASVKAQLKYLQCIVIACLVLAAKINEEDEIIPSVKKLVAQSGYKCSPAEILRMERIVLDKLHWDLYTATSVDFLNIFHAMVMSKWAHLLHGLPQRNPSRHAAFLTKQLQHCMACHQLLQFKGSTLALVIITLELERLTPDWFPVITDLLKKAQIDSTQFIHCKELVDQHLLSFHPSNAIYIFNPASQSIQSRLDERLPCCYSTVKKAMQINLQARGSWAAPAVFTPLQASSYEDDMETDEFYDGFKYLYNEDGTAEAGQSSSGHLRQDKSSSICPPLEPAPKID; this is translated from the exons ATGAAGTGCACAGAGTCTTCAGAGAGTGAGAATTTTGCCTTTGTATTGGACCATGCTCTAGCCAGGGAGGCAAAGATTTGGAAGGTGCCAGTCTTCCAAGATTTCACACTAAAG GGCACGGACATACCTCCAGTTTATTATGAGAAAGCCATTTTGTGGATTGGAGAATTAAGTTCACTGTTTCAGTTTTGCGCTGGAACGTTTGCCTTGGCTACCAGCATTTTTAACCGGTTATTGGCATCAGTGAAG GCACAGTTGAAATACCTCCAATGCATTGTGATTGCTTGCCTGGTTCTTGCAGCAAAAATCAATGAAGAAGATGAG ataatACCATCAGTAAAGAAGCTTGTGGCGCAGAGTGGTTATAAATGTTCTCCAGctgagattttgaggatggaaagAATTGTACTTGATAAACTTCACTGGGATCTTTACACAGCAACATcagtggattttttaaacatt TTCCATGCCATGGTGATGTCCAAATGGGCCCATCTACTACATGGGCTACCTCAGAGGAATCCTTCCCGCCATGCCGCATTCTTGACCAAACAGCTGCAGCACTGTATGGCGTGCCACCAACTGCTGCAGTTTAAGGGTTCCACATTGGCTTTGGTGATCATCACCTTAGAGTTGGAGAGGCTGACACCTGATTGGTTTCCTGTGATAACTGATCTGCTAAAAAAAGCACAG ATTGACAGCACTCAATTCATCCACTGTAAAGAGCTTGTTGACCAGCACCTCCTGTCTTTCCATCCGTCCAATGCCATCTACATTTTCAACCCTGCAAGCCAAAGCATTCAGTCCCGCCTGGATGAAAGGCTACCCTGCTGTTATTCCACAGTGAAGAAAGCAATGCAGATTAACCTACAAGCCAGAGGAAGCTGGGCAGCCCCAGCAGTTTTCACACCTCTCCAAGCTAGCAGTTATGAAGATGACATGGAAACAGATGAATTCTATGATGGATTCAAGTACTTGTACAACGAAGATGGGACCGCAGAAGCTGGGCAAAGCAGCAGTGGACACCTAAGACAAGACAAAAGTAGCAGTATCTGTCCCCCATTAGAACCTGCCCCTAAGATTGActaa